caaAGCACAGCATAACACAGCAGCAGAGGGCGCACAAAGCTCAGGCAAAGGAGATCAGGGTTTTCGGCTGCGCTCTGGGGAGCGGCGGAGCAGCTACACCGACGGGCTGGGGCAGCCGGCAGCATGCCGCGAGGCGGCGGGGAGCCAGCGCAGGCCGGAGCCAGCCAGGCAGGGACACTCTCAGAAGCCGGCAGGCCGTTTGCACGGCAGCCCGGTGACCGGGGGAGCccggcgggggtgggggcggcgGCAGCGCTGCTGTGCTAGCACCGGACCCGGCGTCCTGGCCCGGCAAGGCCTCAGAGAGGCGCGTTCCGACTGGAGCCCGGGCGAGGCTCGCGGCAGCAGCCGGGAACACTCGGCCTCGCGGGCGGCAGCCCGGCCGCGCGGAGCGCTCACCCTCAGCTTCTGGGCGCGGCAGGTCCGGGCCAGGCGGGGACAGGAACCACGAGGGGACGATCCGGGCCCGAGGgtcacaggcagggctgggccgTTTGGCCTCTGCACCGGCGTCGAAGGGAGGCGCCCGACTGGGGCAGGTCCTGCGGCATCTCCAGTTCTAACACTGAGCCGGCCGCTTCCGGCTCCGCCCCGCCAAGTCACATGACACCCCTCTCCGCCAGTCGCgctgtctgtctccctccccctttcgGTCGCCTAGTAACCGCCGTACACAGGCCCCCGCGCGAGCCTGGCGCCGCTGGGGCTGCCCCGGGTGCAGAGGGTTATGGAGGCGGCCGCCAGGCCCGCGGCGCTCAATGGGCGGCGCAAAGGCCGGAGACTGGATCCCACGCGTGAGTGACGCGAGGCTGCCGCAGCCACGCGGAGAGACGGGGGCGGTGCCGGGCCGTGGTGCTAAGAGCGGGATGGGGGCGAGGCCGTGGGGTGTCGTGCCCGGCCCCATGGGGCCCACCCCCCGCCTGCGAACCTGTGCCACGGGCCAGGGTGGGCCGGTATGCGGCAAAGACCCCACCGGAGAGACGGAGACAGCCCCTGGCTAATGCACCACACACCCCCGCCCGGGGTTCCTGGCCTGTAGCCGCGGCCGCACGCTGAGGTTTCCTGGGTAGCCAAGGGAGTAAAGCAGTTACGTGGGGGTGAAGAACTGGGGTGGCCATGGAAATGAAGGACAGATGAGGTGAATGGTGCCTACATGTGTGACGTGGTGGTGCCCAGACAGATGGGGGATGTGGTGCCCAAAGGTGGAGCTGACATGTCCGGCACAAGGAAGACAGCACGCTTACCTGCAGAGCAGGTGATGCCAAGACACAAGGGCTGCACTACCTGTTCCTGGAACCAACAGGTTAGATGCCGGGCCTAAAGAGGTGTAGGATGTGTGGTGCAGTGCAGTGAAAAAGAGAATATAATCCTCTTTCTCCATTCTCACTCCGGATGAGCCCCTGGGCTCATGGTCTGGCATCACAGAAGAGTGGAGGAAAAATACAGTACGACTCCCTTTGTCCATTCCCTTGCTGGGTTACCCTTTCAGAAAACTGGCAACAGAGACtaaacaaagaacaaacagaCATAAAATATCACTGTCAGAGAAAGCAGGATCTCACATAGTAAAAACCTTCCATCTTAAATCCCCTCATAACTTTGGTTCCTTGCAGACACGCAAGTAGATTTCTAGGGCCTGTTTCTCCTCTCAGAAGGGTATAGATAGGAGTAACtcaactgaaattaatggaggTACAGGTACATGAAACTATTGTAGGAGTAGAATCAGGTCACTTATATAAAGATGCAGCCTGTGATAGACAATCGTGGCTACATACAGTATTCTACTATTGACACTTGGTTTGTGCAAATCCCCTTGTTTAGAGGTGGAAGACCAGGCCCAATACACCAGACAAAGGGCAATTAGCAGAGAAGCAATTTTATCTAAAAGtaggttttaattttaaacattgtcAGAACAGGAAAAAGTTGTCCCCTTTTTTAGATTTGTCATGCAGTACTCTTAGAAACCAGATGGGCAAAGTTTTCTAAGAGAATTTAACTTTACTCaaatatctgttttttttaaagcagtaatgACCAACATGAAGGACATTTCCTGAAAATTAATGACTGGCAGGAGGAGTTGAGGGCCTGAAAAGTACAGGAAAGCAAGACACATTGTTCTGTCAAGTAACATGAGGCTCTGGATCTGAGGGTTAGTTCTGACTGTGCTCCTGCTCCTGGATACCAGAATTACATTACATTGTAGAATCAAACTAATATGATGCTTTACTGTCAGTGCGGGTTAGGAGTCCAAATCTTGGTGTGGGTTTGAACCCAGGATTTTCTGGCTGGAAGTGCTACAAACTGAGTGAActcattcttttgttctttctttcacaTAGCAGCAAATAGTTCGGAAGAATATAATGTTCCAGAGGGTATTTTTCTTCCAAATGGAGTAGATCTTCGCCAGGTTACTGTTCTGCCAAAGGCAGAATGGATAAGGATTCGAGACAGTGTTGACAGTGCTGCTAGAGAAGCAGCACGGATTCATGCAGAGAGGAAAGAACGGAAAGATATGCACTTACGTTCCAAAGCAGTTGTGAAAAACTGGCCCAACACCATTGCAGTAAGTGAAATGCACATTTGGAAATTGGAAGGTTACTTTTCATATACATTAGATTAGATTGATCACCTCCCCCTCcagcagtgtagaccaggccttagagtgaACTATTCCCTTCTCCAtgtacagacacatacacacctcCTAACAAGATTTTCACTATAACCAGAGTCTACTTTTTGGTGGCCCTGCTTACTAATTCTGTCTCCTGCTTAGGAACACCATAGCTTCTTCCCCCTTCACTCCAGAGATGTATCAGGAAATTCCAGCAACTAAAGAGAGAGGGCAGCAGCGTTGcatgcagaagcagcagcagaagcagcacattAGATCTGCCCATATCATGTCATGGTTAAGTTTAAAACAGGATCATAGAGAGAAGGAGCGAGTAAGAGGTGTGAAGGGAAGATCTCCATCTTCCCTGCTGACTGCCAGTAGAGCCACTTGGCCACCAGGCTTCCAGTCTTTCCCTTCTCCCTACAGGATTAttgttcaaaatgtttcaatagcAAATCTAGAGCTTCCAAATTACACATCTTAGTTATTGCAGctcaggtaattacattctgcctacctaaatttACCCTATAATTTCAATTAACTATATTATTATATACTGTTGTCTGTATTGCAGAAGTATCCAAATGTGGATCTGAGAAACAACCATGTCTGCTCCCACAGCACACAGTCTAATAAAACACACAACAGaaaaggctgggggagagggagaagacaTATAACAAAATTTTGTTGTTGTACTGGCCCCCTGTCTCAACTATTGTGCTGCCTACCCCTAACTAGTTGGCAGTCCTGTAAGCATTGTGGTAGAAGTGAATTGTGGTGAGGGATTTGAAGGCAGTTCAGTTTAGAAAGTGTGTTCCAAGTGCAAGAGGTGGCATGGAAAAAAGCACAAAGCCTGttgtgggagaagcagacaaaTGTTTTGTCAAGGCTGTCATAATTAATGGAGCAGAAATCCTtgctcattctgttctttacttcctgtcctaaactaccACGTAGTacagtgctgttaaacagctgctgcctgTTATCTCAGAGATGGCTGCACATCAGTGATGATTGAAGTGATCCTTTATCCAGTGGTGTGAAGCTTATTATAACTACTCAAAACACTTTGGGATCCACATATGAAATATGCTTTCTAACAGCAAAGCATTTTTATCATACCTTTAACATTTCTAATAGATATTTAAAACACAGGACAGCAGCACAAAAAGTGTTTGATAGTTCACTTCAGATACAACTAGGTATAATCAACTTCTTGCTGATTTGGTCTTTTGAAGAAGTTGTAGATTTTTGAGCCAGTTCTTTTCAGTGTGCTCCGTAATGGAAATGAGTTTTATCTGCATTTAGGGCCAGGCACAGAGGAAACTTAAAGCCAGGAAATTGCgagaagaaaaggaggaagaagaaaaaaaactgctTGATTTGGAGGAAGCACAGTTTCAAGCAGCAAAGCGGAAGGAGGCCATAGAAGAGGCCAAAACTTATCAATATTATCAGAATGAGAGAGTGAAAGGGTTACATGTTTGTAGATGGTTTATTGTCTTTAATTCAAATTGTATTGTTTCTTTGCACATAATTGAATGtgtaataaaataaacatgaaatgtTCCAATTCTGTTTTGTAGAAAGCACTTTTACTTACTGAGGTCCTAAAGGAAAGAGATGCTCAGATTGAATTTAAAAAGACAAAGCcagatatttacaaaaaaaaggaagaagaaatggaaCGTGAGCGTGAAAAAGCTATTCTGAAAGAGCAGGAAAAGGCATATGAACACTATATGAATCGACAGGCACTTTGCAGAGACCACCTGGAACAGTAAGTAAAATGGGACTGTTGCTGACTAATAAAGATTATTGAGTTAAACTGTTTCTTTttcaacaaatatatttaatcaaGTTGTTAAAAGAAACCTAGTGTTCATCTGCTAAACAAATGAGTTACCAGGAATAtttaacagaaacaaaatgagCTGTTGTTTTTTCAGTAGAGAGAgaaagacctattagatcatcCATTCCATCTTCTTGGCCTTGCAGAATTCTACTGACATTACAGTTTCTAATATTTTGTCCAGTCCAGTTTTAAAAGCCCCCCTGTTTCCTTTGGGAAGGAACTTATACTACATTCCTTGGGAGGCTATTCTACAATCAACAGATCTCATTCTCAggtatatatctccatatattatattaatttcctatctcacagagctgggagagaccttgaaaggtcatcgagtccagccccctgccttcactagcaggaccaagtgctgattttgccccagatccctaaatggccccttcaaggactgaattcacaaccctgggtttagcaggccaatgctcaagccactgagctatccctccccaaataGCATAAAAATTGCAACAAAATTGGGGACTCCATACTAATTCACTGAGCACATCTTCCATCCTGTGTACTTTAGTAAATGTTGCTAGAAGTATAATGTAATCTGGCCCAGCCCCACTCTTTGGAAGGATACTAGTCTTTTATGGAACCAATCACTGGATCTCATGTGCTCTAAGACCCCTGGATTTTGGTAGTGACTAGACATTAATTCTAGCTCTGGGTCTCAAGGTGCAGACCCAATGTCTAACAACTTTATTTGGCAGTGCCCCCACCCTTCCAAGGTCCCACTTGCTTATAGACACTTTCTCAGCTAACCCTTTCAGGGACAAAATGGCTGGcaaacaaggaatgcaggcttagaaaaggaatttcttaaccaaCAGTATTTTACTCTCAAACAGCACTAGAGAGTTACAGGTCTTTGGGAAACAACAAACGATCCTGAATGCACTCCCTTCAAGTTGGATTTTACCCTTCCTCGGAATCCTGGGTTTGGTCAGCCAGCACAGGTTGGGCAGtctttcctgctttctctctccttaGCCCAAGTTGGCTGATCCCTGGAAGACAATCAGAGTTGATGGCCCTGTATTGCTATGTGCCAGCTTCTCAGACTAACTAGGGATCATGCCCCTCCTACAAAATGGATGCTTTAATCATAATGGAGATTGTAAAACAGCACGAAGGTCACAGTCCAAAATGAAGCTTATAATACAAATTAGAGCCCCTGAAAATAAATGGCATTTACAAAACAAGGTGAAGTTCACAGACCTCTAGTCTGTCATAATAATTACTTAGCTTTCATTCAATAAATATAAAGTTAAGGATTTCATATTGAGTAAATGTACTTACTTTAAGTTTCAAAAGACAAAAGCCCACTCTCTTCCTTGTTAGTATCTATATTTAGGTTCCTCTTGAAAAGTTTCTAAAATTATGATAATGAGAGTTACTGGGCAGATCAATAATTTTCACTACCAGGGTTAGATAATTTATTGTATTATTTGATCATCTCAGTCTTTTTACATATATTTTCTAAAATTAGGTCTGTTAATCCTCCTCCTGAGGACAGAGTGGATAAATTGCATGTGACCTTTTTTGGTGATGTATTAGGGCTgtaaaaaagtttttgtttttttttttttaaattcaaaaattctgGCCACAGTTTGTTAaagttgcagtgttgttgtggtCAGTTCAACTATcttaaaaatgttaacaaaacaaaaaccaaaataataaaaagccttatttgagtggcattgcaaccctgtgtgccaggtcaaaatgccactcactcagatttggctcTGCCATCATGACAGAGGagcagctgggccaaatctgagtgagtggcatttTGACCTGGCACACAGGGTTGCAATGGCACTCAAATTTGTGGCAACTACAAAaatttgtggtgtgtgtgttaaaAGTTTCAGTTTCTGCAACAAAATCACAGCCCATAATTTTCTTACAGCCTTAGTGATCCATTGTGAATGGAGGAACTCAAGGAAGTGAGGGAAtataataattaaaactaaatgtAATTGTCAAAAGACATACGTTTTGTGATGAAATATCTAGATGTATTAATTGTGGTTTTTGTTTAATTGGTAATTAACCACTTTCAGTAATGTGTACCAGATCTCTCAGTCATTCACGAGGATTAGCAAGGAATGTGCTGTGCTAGGCATGGATATCAGTATCTAGTGGGAACATTGCTGCAAATAATCCTGGAAAGGAATTATCAGTGGTTCTGTCTCTTTCTTGATGTCACCTGAAATCCTACTCTGAAGAGCTGCTACTAAGTTTAAATGTTGCAGTGCATGAATACATTATGAGGAAATCCTGCTCCATTCCTTGAATATAAAGGGTTTCTGGCAATGGCACTAATGTAATTCTGCTGCAGAGGAGTTGAAGAGGATTTGTGGGGCATGAAAGGGGTGTGCATCCGCTGCTTAACACAGAGCTTGGCTCTGCATCAACTCCGAGAATACCGTTGTTGTATATCTTCCTTTCCTTCCCGCAGTGGAGGGAGCACATTAGGGCTGTGATGGTTACTGCAGAAGCTGCCTTTGTGAAATTCTGCTGCTGCCatgtgagttggggtggggggaaagattCCTTTCACAATTCCCAGAGTTACTAAGTTCTCATTCTGTACTTGGGCCAAGCACTGGCCTGAGGATTTGGGCCAATAACTTTAAAATGCATCACTTTGATTTTGAATTCTGACACTTTACCTGCCTTCAGTTCAGAGTATCAAATCTAATGATGTTTAACTCTTAGAAATGTGTAACCTTTGTCCATTACGTACTGTGTACATTTTCTTACCTCTTTagtatgattattttattttatgctttagAATAAAGGAACATAAGCACCAGGCAGAATTAGACAAAATAGAGGCAAAAAAAGAAGGTGAAAAGATTCAAAGACTGACCAAGTTATATGAATTAGAAGtgcagagagaaaatgaaaagaaactggAGGAAAAACGTGAACATAGGAGGATGCATTGTGTAAGTaacagaaaagcagaaagcccAACATTTTTCAACTGGGATGCTTAAAGTTAGGGACTTACATTCATATTTACATACgtaaataagtggccagattttcagagttcTAAGCTCACATCTAACAGCTCTCCTGACAACCGTGGAAGCTGCTAGGTGCTGTGCTCTTTTGGAAACCTGGCTCTTAGCGCTGATTTGCAGTTTGCCAAATGCATTGTGAGCAGGTGTCTTTCCTAGCCTGCTCTAAAACAAAGTCACACACTGCACAGAGTTGGCCTGGCGTTCATAATAAATACATTCATAAAATAAATGTCAGCTGTTGCCTCATCCCCAGACCTGGCTCCTCCTGGGAAGCTACTCAGTCAGTCTGTATTCTGAATCATTGTAAATCATCTCTCCAAAGAGCCTCTCCCATCACCTTTGTATCTGTGTAGGGTAAGGAGCCACTTGTCTCAGAGGAGCCCACTTAGCCTTTCTGAGCAGGATCAGTAGCACAGTGAGGCATTGAATCATCAATGTGCAAAATTACTAAAACCATATTGAGAATTAGCACCAACTGAACAGCTTCATAGTAATAGCTCTGATGGAATCATTAGCATATGCTGTAGGCAGAGCAGCGAGGAAAGTAGTGACAAGTGCGTTAGGAGAGGCAAAGGAATGACTCAGGAAAAGCTGGAGGTCTCTAGTGCATGATCTTCATTACTGGCAGCAGGCTGTCTAGGAGATTCATGTTTATAAAACTACTCATGGGGACTGCAGGCAATACATTTAATTATTGAAAAGCTGCACTCACCagcaatttttctctctcctagtAGTCAGGTTTGCTATTCTGCATTGGGGTTTTCCCTGCTTCTGCAGTGTAGAAAGTGATAGCAGGCCGGGCTTGCTTGGCTCCACTCACTTGTAAAACGTTTCCAAGTGAGATCTCTTCCACAGCTGAAACACAATGCAGGAGTGTCCTCTGGGGTCAGACCTGTGTTGTGACCCTATTCCCCACCCGGAGTGGCAATGCAGGATggctcccctctgctcccagagagAGAGGAGCATGGAGATCCATTTATTTTCCCCAGTCAGGAGAAGCAGAGACCTCCCTGCCCTTGGGAGAAGCAGGGTCCCCTTTCCATCTAGAAAAGTGGAAGTGGCAGCAGTCAATACTTGGCTTGGCAACCAGTGTGTATGGGCTTGGGGTTGGCCTGGTCTACAGCACTCTTCTTATCTTGTTACACAGAGTCCTTTGCTGAATGCAGCTGTCAGGTCCTCCAGAGCAGTGGATCTTGGAGTTAACACTCCATTGAGGTGCATGGggaagttcacacctctcagaactgttgttccaggctgtctgcagactcaggcagatatcCCTGCATCAGTTATACTAGAGTCATGTTTGtgagcttttctttgcaaccagaGTAAACAGAGATTCTCACCTTATCACATGAATCCAGGACTTGAGGCCCTAAACATAGGTGGGtatgccttaatctggccctgatgtAGATTATTGATGATATAGGGAAAACATTCCCCTTCTAAATTATGTGCATTTACTGCATAAGAAAAGTCCAGATAAGCCAGTGCAGAGAAAGTTTCCCACACGGTTAGTTGGAATAGTGAAACTGACTACTAGGAGAAGAAAATCATTAGGCaaatgtcacagttcaggacaacaGCACGTATATTTCCACTTTATGGTCCAGAAGGGCACCCACTGTCAGGTTTCTGGCTCCGCAGTTGTCATGTCTCTTGGGCAAGAGACACACATCTCACTCCCTCGTGACTgggatatttccaggctgcacagttcacTGCCTACACTGTGTACTTTCCCAAGAaatcagactgcctaagcaggtcTGTTTTGCTTTTCTCTCAGAGGCTATAAATAGCATAATTGTCCGCGGTGATAAGGTACCACCCACCTTTTACTGAGTACTACATTTATTTCTtcaggtgaaagcattacagagaaaacattaaaacaaaagaacctacacacattaATAAGCTTATCAGAGATTACCCCAAGTGCAACAAGGGCTCTTTTATCGGGTCAGTCCTTCAAGCCCACATGGGATTATCAGTGGTTACAAATTCACAACACTGTAATGAATCTGTGAGTCATTCCTTTATACTGCCCAGGCCTTTGATCTGAGAATAGGTAATTCATAGACCATGGGTTTTTCTTCAGGTcatagcttcaaaaggttggGTCTGGAGGTGGGAATTTTCATTCCTTTCTTTCATATATGTCCCATGAAACCCAATTAACTATTTATCCCAAACATTCCTTCTTGTTTGGCCTATTGTTAAATGAGACATTGGAAGCTCATGACACTTCCCAGGATTTATGTTTAATCattccctcccccatccacctTACATACAATCCCCCAATAATACATAAACAGTtgcatttttaatgaaatgaactcctaaaatatttaaacttaattcagtaaggtttgtccaggatattgcaggaaattgccatatctgtcacagcaAGTATAAATATCTCCTTGCAGCTAGCTGAGCTTGTCATTCCAACGTTTCCCTGTGAGGACGCTCTGAAGGAGCCTTCAGTGTTGACACAGTATGTGGAGTCGCCTTTGTAATACCTACTGGTGGAGCCTCTGATGTCACTTCTGGCAGTTGccttttaaaaagatgttgaagGCATTGATAGTCCTGTCTCTGGCTAAGGGTACACTGCATCTTAATTCAACATTAATTATGTCGCCCAGGGATGTGAATTAGCCACGCCCCACAAGCAACATAATTTATGCCAATGTAAGTGCCGATCTAGCCCCAGTGCTCACTGGTGCTTGAGTAATGAAGCTggagggagagctctctcctatcggcttagagtggctacattagagagcttacagctgtgccgctgtatgCGCtttagtgtagccatagcctctgTTGTTTAAGAAGGAACTGCCAGAGGTTGATGACTGCTGCTGGGGCCAGAGCTCCTGGAATTATAGTCCTGGCTGAAGGGGTTGCTGTGCTGTGTCTTGCTGACAAAAGAAATAGAGGCTTCTTTCCACAGTTAGCTGAAGCTCTGTTGAGTACATCTGGGATTATGCCAGGatgccctgagagagagagaggagctccTGCTTAGCGGCTTCCCCTCCATATGTTCTGAAGACCAGAAATCTACCAGGCCTAAAAGGCAGAGTGATTTGGGATTTTCCCCCCAGGTGAGCAGAGCCTAGATTGTTCCCTTGACTAGCAGGTCTGGCGCTACTTCCTAGCTGCAAAAGCAGAGGGGGAAGAATCAATGTTGTAATGGCACACCTAGCTATGCAGGAGACTCATGCAACTCCTGACTGAACTGTAAGTGTTGTCAAGGATGCATTTCACACATTACAGGCCAAGTTCTGCCCTTAAATTCACACACACgcaactcattgacttcaaaaggtcACAGACATTAAAGGGCAGAATTTGAATGTACACTATACAGGAATTGTATcacactgaaatacagccatctTTGGGACAAAACATTGGCAGCTGTTTAAGCCCAATGTCTCACCTCAGTTTAAGACAAAGTGAAAAATATAATATTGTCCTGCTGAAACTGTAGGGAGACTGACCCAACATATGATGATGCACTGTAGGTCCAGTTTCATCATCCTCAGCATCATGCAAACTTCAGAAGGAAACTGTGAACCTGGGCAGTAAGGTGGGACAGGAAATAGAACTGACTTTCCCCTGTAAAGTTTAGACTCACATACTGATTTGTGGTCTACAGTTGGCAGAGGCCAGAAACATCAGAGCCCAAGGGGTAGTGCACCCTGAGTCCATCTCCCCTTCACACCTTTCCACGGGTGCTCACTGACAAGGAGCATGGAGGGCCTTTCCAGTGTAGCACCTTGAAGTCAAGGAACATGAATCAAGTGGTTCAGGCCCCGTTGCTGGGTCAGTGAGCACCATGTACTTGGATGGCATTGAGAATTCCTGTTGATGGCATGAATAGTGTGTGCATTAGAATATTGGTGCATTTTGCAGCAACTTGTGGTAATTTGACTCTCAGAATGTAAGTCAGTTCAGGGCTGGGCAAGAACAACAATCCTTTTCTAGAAGCTTCTCTCCTCCAGAACCTTGTTCTCCCCTGCTGCAGGTTTAGGGGCACCTCCATAATTTTACATAGTATGGTTTAAGTCtgtatcagattttttttcttcctttaaaaagatTTAGCTACTTGTCTTAGTAAATAtaatttgacacttttttttttttttttttaaaggagcatgtTGCTGACCAGGATATTCTTAAAGCTGTACAGGaacaaaaacaagaagaagagaATGCTAAAATTCGAGctcattttaaagcaaaacaaaatatggCCAAActgagaagagaaaaagaagctgAAATGAACAGGTGGGTCAAATGTTAGAGAATTAAATAAAGTATAGATTCAGAATTATGTCTTTGTCACATGATTATGATAACATTCTAAGCTCTTAAGTCCGCAAAAAAGATTGTACAGTATTACAGCATGGATCCCTGGACCAAAGTGCTTCAGGGTATTTGGAGGGTATGAAAGAGGAAAAGGTCTGAAAGGAGTTCCCCATTCACTGGCCCTTCGTAGTCACAGATAATGTGCAGTGAGCTGGGTACTCACCTTGATCTTACTAGTCTTCAAGGCTTGCGGACTTAGCAGGaaagtggttcttaaccaggggtactcagaggtcttccagggggtacatcaactcatctacatatttgcctagttttacaacaggctacataaaaggcactagcaaagtcagtgcaaactaaaatttcatacagggaatgacttgtttatactgctgtatatacaatacactgaaataaaagtacaatatttatattccaattgattaattttataattatatggtaaaatacagcagtaagcaatttttctgtaatagtgtgctgtgacactttgtatttttgtgtctttttttaagcaagtagtttttaagtgaggtgaaacttgggggtagggaagacaaatcagactcttgaaaggggtacagtaatctggaaagattgagagccactacTGCAGGACATTGGGCCCCACATCCACGTGCTGGAGCTGGGGGCTTTTCGTCTGGTCTGCAAGGCTTTTACTCTCTTACCAGTTCCAAACTATCTCCGTCCTGATGGAAAATAGCATGATGATGTGGCTGTGATTTCCTTTCAGTGAAGCAAGGGAGAAAGGGGGGAAACTGCTTTCTTAATCAGATATTTAGATATAATTAGATTCTAGTGAGATAGTTGTAAGAAAACCAGGTTTATCTATTTAACATTGACATGTTGCATTAATTGCTGTTCTGCTATAGGTTAATGCAGGAGCGTAGGGATATTACTACTAACCATCTAGTTGCACAGATGAAACAGACATTTGAGAGGATAGATGAACGTGTTGCTAGAGATGTtgcagagagagaagctgagTGGGAAAAAGAgctcaaagagagagaagaaaaaaccaAAGCTGAATTGAAATCAATTGCAGAACACAGAGCCACTGTGGTAAGATACTTAAAGAAAAAGCTTGTGTACAGTCATTGTTATAAATACAGTCAttcttataaatatttttgggacAAGCAATAGTTTTTGCAATTCATTGTGGGAGATTCATAATGAACGTACTGTTCGATtatcagagggttagccgtgttagtctggatctgtaaaagcggcaaagagttctgtggcactgtggtaaacgtctgtctcaaatctggacttagcgttcaaaatctgagtgtttactgtgaacctcccccaagcttatacccagcttgcatctgatatcgctgccaccaaccaggatatTTAGGGTCCCTG
The window above is part of the Chelonoidis abingdonii isolate Lonesome George chromosome 10, CheloAbing_2.0, whole genome shotgun sequence genome. Proteins encoded here:
- the CFAP210 gene encoding cilia- and flagella- associated protein 210 isoform X2, translated to MEAAARPAALNGRRKGRRLDPTPNSSEEYNVPEGIFLPNGVDLRQVTVLPKAEWIRIRDSVDSAAREAARIHAERKERKDMHLRSKAVVKNWPNTIAGQAQRKLKARKLREEKEEEEKKLLDLEEAQFQAAKRKEAIEEAKTYQYYQNERVKGLHKALLLTEVLKERDAQIEFKKTKPDIYKKKEEEMEREREKAILKEQEKAYEHYMNRQALCRDHLEQIKEHKHQAELDKIEAKKEGEKIQRLTKLYELEVQRENEKKLEEKREHRRMHCEHVADQDILKAVQEQKQEEENAKIRAHFKAKQNMAKLRREKEAEMNRLMQERRDITTNHLVAQMKQTFERIDERVARDVAEREAEWEKELKEREEKTKAELKSIAEHRATVIKMKEEREREARLEGKEKLRELMEADRIYLEMEKDKKRRNRNENIKMQKTQIQQMAEKRAKEQHEKQAELDYEAQKEVIAICKEQEFKEYANQVIDSESKTTRNIYPLLKAAKEGTGGGHGPVYRERGGIRPSYQARDVNGTQLPSYNCNTTEEIKELNINGNIQQAKGRLGFTW
- the CFAP210 gene encoding cilia- and flagella- associated protein 210 isoform X3, whose protein sequence is MEAAARPAALNGRRKGRRLDPTPANSSEEYNVPEGIFLPNGVDLRQVTVLPKAEWIRIRDSVDSAAREAARIHAERKERKDMHLRSKAVVKNWPNTIAKALLLTEVLKERDAQIEFKKTKPDIYKKKEEEMEREREKAILKEQEKAYEHYMNRQALCRDHLEQIKEHKHQAELDKIEAKKEGEKIQRLTKLYELEVQRENEKKLEEKREHRRMHCEHVADQDILKAVQEQKQEEENAKIRAHFKAKQNMAKLRREKEAEMNRLMQERRDITTNHLVAQMKQTFERIDERVARDVAEREAEWEKELKEREEKTKAELKSIAEHRATVIKMKEEREREARLEGKEKLRELMEADRIYLEMEKDKKRRNRNENIKMQKTQIQQMAEKRAKEQHEKQAELDYEAQKEVIAICKEQEFKEYANQVIDSESKTTRNIYPLLKAAKEGTGGGHGPVYRERGGIRPSYQARDVNGTQLPSYNCNTTEEIKELNINGNIQQAKGRLGFTW
- the CFAP210 gene encoding cilia- and flagella- associated protein 210 isoform X1 → MEAAARPAALNGRRKGRRLDPTPANSSEEYNVPEGIFLPNGVDLRQVTVLPKAEWIRIRDSVDSAAREAARIHAERKERKDMHLRSKAVVKNWPNTIAGQAQRKLKARKLREEKEEEEKKLLDLEEAQFQAAKRKEAIEEAKTYQYYQNERVKGLHKALLLTEVLKERDAQIEFKKTKPDIYKKKEEEMEREREKAILKEQEKAYEHYMNRQALCRDHLEQIKEHKHQAELDKIEAKKEGEKIQRLTKLYELEVQRENEKKLEEKREHRRMHCEHVADQDILKAVQEQKQEEENAKIRAHFKAKQNMAKLRREKEAEMNRLMQERRDITTNHLVAQMKQTFERIDERVARDVAEREAEWEKELKEREEKTKAELKSIAEHRATVIKMKEEREREARLEGKEKLRELMEADRIYLEMEKDKKRRNRNENIKMQKTQIQQMAEKRAKEQHEKQAELDYEAQKEVIAICKEQEFKEYANQVIDSESKTTRNIYPLLKAAKEGTGGGHGPVYRERGGIRPSYQARDVNGTQLPSYNCNTTEEIKELNINGNIQQAKGRLGFTW